The genomic stretch CCGCTGATCGACGTTGCCGCACAGCATTATCCAGACAATGGCGTGCTGAAAGGGCTGGCGAGCCGAGCAGCGGCCTATCCCGACCTGTTCCAGGACGCACGCGTCGACATTGTGGTGAGCGCCGCCGACAATGGTGACGGTACAACAGGCCTGGCGGTGAGCGGGCAAGGCAAGGCCGGCGGCTCAGCCTTTTCCGCCTCGCTGTCGGGGAAGGGAGCGCCGGACAAGCTTCTCGACGCGCCGGTCACACTGACCTTCAACGCCAAAAACCCCGATGCCACGGCGCTACTCGCGCTTTACGGCCTGCCGGCGCTGCCGCTTGGCATGCTGGGCGAGGCAACGACTGATATTTCGGCCAAGGGCACATTTGGCGGTGGCCTGACGACAAGTTTCAGCCTCGCCGGCAATGACTTCAAGGCCGGCTTCGAAGGCACGATCGCCGATACGCCGCAAGGCCCTACCGCCAAGGGCAAGATCAACATCGATGCCGCCGATATCGAGCCATGGCTGATGACGTCAGGCATCGGCCTGCCGGGCATGGGGGCGGGCATGTCGACCTCGCTCTCGGCGCAAGGCGACTATGGCAACGGGCTGCTGGTGCTGGACAATGTCAGCGGCGCCATCAACGAGGCGGCCGTGTCCGGTGACGTCAACGTCGATATCAAGGACGGCGTGCCGCATCTGGCCGGTGCGCTGGCTCTCGACGAACTCGACCTCGATCCAATGGCGGTGGCGCTGTTCGGCGATTCCGCTTTTCTTGCCGACAAAAATGGGGCCGACAAAAATGGGGCCGACAAAAATGGGGCCGACAAAAATGGGGCTGACAAAGATGCGGCTGACAAAAATGCGGCCGACAAGGGCGCGAGCGACAAGGGCGGCGCTTGGCCGGCCGCTCCCTTCAGCCAGAAATCCAGCCTGCCGTTCACCGCTGACCTCGACCTGACGACGGCGGCACTGGCCGCCGGCCGGTTCGCCACCGCCTATGATGCGTCCTTTGCGCTGAAGCTCGACCAGGAGGGTATCCGCGTTTCGGATATCAAGGCAAAATTCCTTGGTGGCGCACTGACCGGCCTATTCGAGTTGAAGAACAATGACGGCACCGGGCTTTTCACCGGCCAGATGAAACTGGCGGGTGCCGATCTGGCAAACGTGTTGCCGGATGCCGGCATTGGCGGCATCGGCGATTTTTCGACGACGCTGTCGACCAGCGGCAAGTCGGTCGATGGGATGATCGCGGCACTGTCCGGCTCGGGCACCGCGACGCTGAAAGGGCTGCAGGTCGCCGGTGTCAACCCCGATGCGTTCAGCACTTTGCTGGCCAAGGCGGATGCGATCGGGCGCGACATCGACGCGGCCAAGACCGCCGGCTTTGCGCCTGACATTGCCGCCGATGGCAGCTTTGCCGCCGGGAATGCCGACATCGCTTTCACCATTGCCGGCGGCACGCTCAGGGCGCCGCCGATCAGCCTCGAAAACCCGGCGGCGACCTTGTCCGCCGATATCACGGCTGATCTCAACGCCAGCACGGTTTCCGCGAAGGGCGCGATCACCTATCGGCCCGGCGACGAGGCGCTTGTCGGCTCCGAGCCGACCGTCAATTTCACCGCCGAAGGGCCATTTGGTGCCGTGAAGCGTCAGTTCGATAGCGAGCCTTTGGCGCAGTTCCTGACCCAGCGCGCGCTGGAAAAGGAACAGCAGCGCGTCGAGGCGATGCAGGCGGCATTGCTGGAGAAGCAGCGGCTGCGGCGTGAGGTGCACTATTACGCAGCGCTGCAGGATGCACGCGACAAGGCCGCCGAGGAACTGCGTCAACAGGAAGAGGCGGCGCGGCTGAAGGCGGAGGCGGACGCCAAGGCGAAAGCGGAGGCTGACGCCCAGGCAAAGGCTGAAGCCGACGCCAAGGCTCAGGCTGACGCGGAGGCCAAAGCCAAGGCGGATGCCGACGCGAAGGCCAAGGCTGATGCTGATGCAAAGGCCGGGGCAGAGCAGCAGGCGGCCGACGAGGCAGCCAAGGCGCAGGCCGATGAAGAACAGCGGAAGAGCGCCGAGGAGGCGAAGCGTATCGCTTCGCAGGAAAAAGCGCGACTAGAGGCTGAACGCAAGGCCGCCAAGTCGAAGGTCGAGCGCGTGCCGCTCCCGGAAGCCAGCGACAATCCGCCGGCCAAGCCGAAGGCCAATCCGTTCACGATCGACAATCTGATGAAGTCGTTGCAGTAGGGCACTCACCCGAGGGCTGTTGCCTTCCGCGTTGATTGCCTCGCTTTGCTGGCTTCTGATCGTTTGGACGTTGCGGAGAGGCCAAAGGATTCGGGCGCCGAAAAAACAAGCGCAGATGCCTGGGCGTCACTCGCGGCCCTGATCGAGCAAGCGCCTCAGCATCGGTTCTATGCGCGAGAGCTCGTCGAGATGCGTTGCCGACAGCTCGGCCAGACAATCGTCGGCGCGCTCGGTCAGCCGCAGTAGCACGCGGCGATGGTCGTCCTTGTCCTGATCCCGCACGACCAGTCCCGCCTCGCCGAGCCGGTTGACCAGTTCGACCGCGCTGTGGTGGCGGATGCGCAGGCGCTCCGCCAGGTCGCCGATCGCCACTGGTCCGCCGCCCGGGAAACCCTTGATCGCGAGCAGCGCCTGATGCTGGCGCGGTGTGAGGCCGGCGTCTTCCGCCTGGATCTGGCTGAATTCGAGAAAGCGGCGGATCAGGTAGCGGAACTCGGACAGCCGCTCGTAATCGGCCTGTTTGATGGCGGGGCGTGATTTCGGCGGCTGCGTCATTCCAGACATTTGTTCCATTCCGGCAAAAGGCTCAAACGGTTTTGATGCAAAACCAGCTTGAATTTGTATCGTGTTACGATACATAGCGAGCCGTCAAAGCCGCCGGCGTCTTTGCCGTGCCGCAAATCCGAGATCCGGCCGCCGCCAGAAAGCCAGCCATGAAGCCCCATCATTCAGAAAACGGCCATCTCAGGGATTTCACCACCGATGCGCGCGTGCTGACCATTGCCACGATAGCCGTGGTGGTCGCCACAGCGGCGCTGTTCGCCGGCATCGTGCTTTTGAAACTGATCCGGCTTGCCACCAACATCGCGTATTTCGGCCAGTTCTCGCTCGCCGATCTGAAGCTGCAGGATACGCCACTCGGTTATGCCGCGGTGGTGGTGCCGGTGATCGGCGCACTGATCATCGGGCTGATGGCTAGGTATGGCAGCGAGAAGATCCGCGGCCACGGCATTCCCGAAGCGATCGAGGCAATCCTGCTCGGGCGTTCAAAACTCGGCGCCAAGGTGGCGATCCTGAAGCCGCTGTCGTCGGCGATCTCGATCGGCTCCGGCGGGCCGTTCGGCGCCGAAGGGCCGATCATCATGACCGGCGGCGCGATAGGCTCGCTGATCGCACAGATGCTGCCGGTCAGCGACAACGAACGCAAGACGCTGCTGGTGGCGGGTGCTGCGGCCGGCATGACCACCGTCTTTGGCACGCCGATCGCCGCCATCATGCTGGCGGTGGAGCTACTTCTGTTCGAATGGACGCCGCGCTCCTTCATTCCCGTGGCGGTTGCCGCGATCATTGCCGAGGTCGAGCGCACCGTACTGCATCTGCCCGGGCCGATCTTCCCGTTTCAGGGCGGCATGGCGGTGTCGTTCGTCGGGCTTGGCGGCTGGGTTCTGGTCGGTATCTGCGCCGGCCTGCTGTCGGGGCTGCTCACCCAGATGGTCTATGCCTGCGAGGACGCCTTCCAGAAATTGCCCATCCACTGGATGTGGTGGCCGATGATCGGCGGCCTGGTGGTCGGCATCGGTGGACTGATCGAGCCGCGGGCGCTCGGCGTCGGCTATGACAACATCGCCGACATGCTGGACGGTCGCACGCTTGCCACTGCGGCGCTGATGCTACTGGTGGTCAAGGCCATCATCTGGTCGGTGGCGCTCGGTTCGGGGACTTCCGGCGGCGTGTTGGCGCCGCTGCTGATCATGGGTGGAGCGATGGGCGCGTTGCTCGGCGGATTCCTGCCGACAGCGGATCCCGGTTTCTGGGCACTGCTGGCCATGTCGGCGACCATGGGCGGCACGATGCGGGCGCCGCTGACGGCGACGTTCTTCGCCGTGGAACTGACCGGAAGCACGCATGTGCTCGTGCCGCTGATCGCAGCTTGCGCCACGGCGCATGCGGTGACCGTGCTTTTGATGAAGCGCTCGATCTTGACAGAAAAGGTTGCCAGGCGAGGGCATCACCTGGTGCGCGAATATCGCGTCGATCCGTTCGCGCTGACGAGGGTGCGCGAGGTGATGACGTCGCAGGTCGAGAGCGTGCCGGCGACGATGACGCTGCACGGCGCGGCGGCCTTCCTGACCGCGCCGGAAACCCGGCACCCGAGCTTTCCGGTGCTCGACGAGAACAGGCAGGTGCTCGGCCTCATCGATCCGCCGGCGATCCTGCGCTGGCGCCGCGCCGGCAAGCACAGGACGACGACGCTCGGCGAACTGCTTGCCGGAAGCAAGGTGACGCTCGCCTTTCCCGACGAATATCTCGAAGGCCTCTCCGACAAATTGCTGACGGCCAATGTCTCGCATCTGCCGGTCGTCACCCGCGAAAACCTGCAACTGGTCGGCTATGTCGGCTGGAAGGATCTGATGCGCGTGCGGTCGCGGAAGCAAGCCGAGGAGCGCGACCGCTCGACCTTGCTTGGCTTCGGCGCCAGGCGTGGGAAAAAGACGGATGCGGTCGAGGGCGTCTAATCTAGGCGTTCGGCCCGCTTCGCCCACTCCAGCACATGCAGCCGCAGCGCCGAGGACAGGTTGGTGTCGCGGGGCCGCGTCTCGTCGACTTCGGCCACGAGGGCGGCGAGCGTCAGCTTTCTCGCCGCCGCGATTGCGATGAGGTCGTCGTAGAAGGGCTTTTCGAGGGAATAGCTGGTGCGATGGCCGCGAATGGTCACCGAGCGCTTTTCGACGGCGCTCACGGCCGGAGACTCACTGCTCGTCCTTGCCGGACGGGTCGAGGCGATGGCCGGCGACAAATGTCTCAGCTTTGTCGGCGATCAGGCGGTCGCGATGCTTTTCCGCCTTGGAGCGGCCGTGCAGGGCCCGGTTCTGCTCAGCGACGCGCAGCTTCTCGTCCCGCGCCTTCTGCTTGCGGGCCTGGCGGAGGTTGACGATGTCGGCCACGGCGCGGACCGCCGAACCTATTTCTTGCGGAAGGCGTCGAGCGAAACCACTTCGGCGCCCTTGGTGCCGGCTTCGGCCGCGGCGGGCTTTTTCTCCGCTTCGGCGGCGGCCTTCTTCTCGGCCTTCGGCTTCTTCTCGGAGACGATGGTCAGCGGCTCGGGCGCCGGCTGGGCCGGTTCCTCCTCGGGCTGAGCGTCGGTCTTGACGTCGAACTCAAGCTCGAAATTGACCGAAGGATCATAGAAGCCGCGCACGGCCGAGAACGGGATTTCCAGTTTCTCCGGCACGTCGGAGAAGGAAAGGCCAACCTCGAAGCCGGTGTCGGTCACCTTGAGGTCCCAATACTGGAACTGGATGACGATGGTCATCTGCTCGGGATAGCGTTCGCGCAGCCGCGACGACACGCGCACGCCCGGCGCGCCGGTCAGGAAGGTGATGAAGAAGTGATGGTTGCCGGGGAGGCCGGTGCGTGCGACCTCGGCCAGGACCTTGCGCATGACGCCGCGCAACGCCTCCTGGGCCAGAATGTCGTAGCGGATGTGGTCGTCGGCCATGTGGTGGTCGGGTTCCGTTGAATCGTCCGCATAGCTGTAATCAAGCTTGAGCGCGGCGTAAACCTGATATAGCCCACCGCCGCGTCGAAGCGAGGACTATTGCCACCGATTTGATCGGCAAGGCGGCTTGGCGGCAAGCGCAAATGTTATGCGTTAGCCAGCGCAGTGTGTTTTTTGACGCTGGGGGAAGGGCGCTTGCCGAAGGCGCGCAGGAAAGTGCGCACGCCGTTCGTTGCCGATTGCATCACCTCGTCCTCGCGCGGCGTGCCGCCGAGCATGAAGGTGGTCTGCAGTTCGGCATTGACCAGGCCGAGAAACTGACGCGCCGCGACGTCGGGGTCGTCGATGGTGAGGTGGCCGCCATAGGCGAGCCGGGCGAAGCGGGCGGCGATTGCCGGCCATGTCCTGCCGGGACCTTGTTCGCGCCATTCGGCGAACAATTCGGGATAGCGCTCGCCCTCCGTCTGGATCAACTTGCGCAGGAATTTTCCGTCGCGGTTGCAGATGCAGTTCTGGTTCAGGCGCACGGCAAAGCCGATCAGATCGGCTTCGAGATCGCTTGGCTGGTCGGGGAAGGTGGCAATGGTGGCGAAAATGCCGGTGTTGCAGCGCTCGGTGAGGTCGCGCACCACGGCCATGAAGAGCTTTTCCTTGTCGCCATGGTGGTTGTAGACGGTCTGGCGCGAAACACCGGCCTCCGCCGCGATCAGGTCGATATTGGCGCCGGCGAAACCCTCCCGGCAGAAAACGCCGGCCGCGGCGTCGACGATCGACAGGCGCTTGGCCTCATGGCCGCGTGGCGGGAAAATGTCAGGAGAAAAGCCCGTTCTCATGAAATCTATATAGAGGTGATTGACGATTTGGACAAGAGTGTCTAAATTTGTGGACATACGATAAAGGGGTTTCGCACCCGGGAGACGGATTTGCTCCTGGAGTGTCGGAAGCTCGCGGGATGGAACGTCCTAGGGTTAGACGTCGCCTGGCGGCGGCAACCAGATTTCGAAAGAAGCCACTATCATGAGTCCAAAATTCCTCCGCATCGCGGTCGTGCTCGGTCTGTTGTCCGCCATCGGCCCGTTCGCGATCGACATGTACCTTCCCGCTCTGCCGTCGATCGGCGCGGACCTGCACGCAGGCACGGCCGCCGTGCAGATGAGCCTGCTGATCTTCTTCCTGTCGATGGGTTTCGGCCAGATCGTCGTCGGGCCGATCTCCGACATGGTCGGCCGCAAGCTGCCGCTCTATGGCGGCCTTGCGCTGTTCATGGTCGGCGGCATCGGTTCGGCAATGGCGCCGACCATCGAGTGGCTGATCGCCTTCCGCTTCGTGCAGGGCCTTGGCGCCAGTGCTGGCATGGCTGTGCCGCGCGCCATCGTGCGCGACCTGCACACCGGCAATGAGGCGGCCAAGCTGATGTCGCTCCTGATGCTGGTGTTTTCGGTGTCGCCGATCCTGGCGCCGCTGACCGGCAGCCAGATCATCGAGAATTTCGGCTGGCGCGCCGTGTTCTGGACGGTGACCGGTGCGGCAGCCCTTGCCACCATCCTGCTTGCGACCTCGCTCAAGGAGACGCGGCCGGCGGAAGAACGCGTCGGTTCCTCCTTCGGCACCGCGCTTGCCGGCTACCGCTTGTTGATGGGTGACCGCAATTTCCTCGGCCTGGTGGCGATCGCCGGCTTCGGCATTGCGAGCTTCTTCGTCTACCTGTCGAGCTCGTCCTTCATCCTGATCGATCATTACGGGCTGTCGCCTTCGGTCTACAGCGTGTTCTTCTCGATCAACGCGGTGGCCTTCATCGGCATGTCGCAGATGACCGGGCTGCTGGCCGAGCGCTTCGGGCTGCGCCGCGTGGTGCGCGTCGCGGTGACCGGCTATGCCTCGACGATGGTCGTGCTGTTGGCGATCATGGCGACGGGCGTCGACCGGCTTGACGTGATGGCGGCGTTGCTGTTCGTCGGCTATGGCTTCCTCGGCCTGGTCATCCCGACCACCTCGGTGCTGGCCATGGAAGAGCATGGCGAGATCGCCGGGACGGCGTCGGCGCTGATGGGCACGCTGCACTTCGCCATCGGCGCGCTCGCTATGGGCGTTGCCGGCGTGTTCTTCGATGGCACGCCGTTGCCGATGGTTGCCGGCATCACGCTCTGCGCGGTGATTTCCTTTACGCTGGCCAAGGTCACGCTGGGCCGCTCGCGCGAATCGGTCGAGGCGCCGGCCGAATAGGCACGACGAAACACACAGAAGTAGGCCGGGTTCGTCCCGGCCTTTGTCATCTCAATCCTGCCTCGGCCAGCACGAAGCGCAGCCGCGCCTCGATGAGCCAAGGAGACCATGCGTAGTCTGGTCAGCGGCAACCTGCTGTTGCGCATGATGCAGATTGAAGGGGGGAGAAGTGGAGGTTTCTGTTGCCAGGTACCTCCGAACCCCGCCTAGAAGTGCGAACCCCTAGGACTTGATTTGAAGCTTTCGCACTGCATTAAGCAGCGAGACGTGCTTCCGCATAGTTGTCGTTTGCAACTACAGGTTTAGCCCGATGACGGTGGTACCATGCCGGGCAAAAGTACGATCTTTACACCTTCGTCGATCCTATTTCGCCCCCAGCAAAAACCGCTCTGTCGTCAACAGCGGCTTTTGGTGGAGGCGCCGGGTACCGCCCCCGGGTCCGAACGGCTTATTACATCGCCCATTTATCGCCATAGTCGGTCGAGCCGACGAAACGAATATAGGGGGCCGGCGTGAGAAATGAAAGGCCGCAATGGTGCTTTGTCCCTGTGTCAAATGCGACGCCGAGGGTTGACTTGGGCGCGGTCTCAACTCAAGCTTTGCCAGCGGTGAGGAGTTACCGACCTATCGCATAGATTGCGAAGCGCGCCACAGCCCTCATCGATCGGATCCGTGGCGCCGACGAGGGGAATTTTGATGGCCGACTATCTTGCAGACGTGAAGAAATACGACGCGGGCGCCAGCGCCGACGTGGTCGAAAAGATCGTCAAGCATCTGGGCATTGCGCTCAGGAACCGCGATTCCTCGCTGGTGTCCTGCACCGACCCGAAGGAGCTTGAGCGCGTCAAGGAGAGCTGGGTGGCCAAGAAGCTCGGCGTCGGCGACGGGGCGAAAGCCGACGCGGCGATCGAAAAGACCTGCAAGGCGATGCACGCGGATCACAGCAAGGGCCGCGTGACCTTCTATTATCTGGTGGCCAAGGATCTGGGCAAGCTCGGTTCCCTCTGAGACCTTTTGATAATTCTACTCTGACGGCCGACTAAGGCGGGTTTCTGCGCTTCCGGTGCTCACGTACTTTAAGTACGCTCCGCTCCGGTTCTCGAAAATCACCCTATTCGACTCGCCAGAGCGAATTCTGAAAAGGCCCCCACTCTCCATGTCGGTGGGGAAGACTTCCGACAGGTGTGGCGTCAGCGCGCACATGCGCTATGATTGGTGAAATCTCGAATCGAGCCGGAACCGATGCGCCAGTATCTCGACCTCTTGCAGCATGTGCTGGACAACGGCGCCGATCGCGGCGACCGCACCGGCACCGGCACGCGCTCCGTCTTCGGCTACCAGATGCGTTTCGATCTGGCGCGCGGCTTTCCGGTCACCACCACCAAGAAGCTGCATCTGAAGTCGATCATCCATGAACTCCTGTGGTTCCTCGCCGGCGACACCAACATTAAGTACCTCACCGACCATGGCGTTACGATCTGGGACGAGTGGGCCGACGAGAATGGCGACCTCGGCCCAGTCTATGGCAAGCAATGGCGTTCCTGGCCGGATGGGCATGGCGGCTCGATCGACCAGATCGCGAATCTTCTCAAAGAGATACGCCGCAATCCTCAATCGAGGCGGCTGATCGTTTCAGCCTGGAATCCGGCCGAGGTGGAAGCCATGGCGCTGCCGCCTTGCCACTGCCTGTTCCAGTTCTACGTCTCCGAGGGCCGGCTGTCCTGCCAGCTCTACCAGCGTTCGGCCGACATCTTCCTCGGCGTGCCGTTCAACATCGCGTCCTATGCGCTGCTGACGCTGATGGTGGCGCAGGTGACCGGGCTGAAGCCGGGCGATTTCATCCACACGCTTGGCGACGCGCATCTCTACTCAAACCATTTTGAACAGGCGCGCGAACAATTGCGTCGCACCCCAAGGGCACTGCCGACGATGTGGATCAATCCGGAGGTGAAGAACCTGTTTGCCTTCCGCTTCGAGGACTTCCGGCTGGAAAACTACGTCGCCGATGCGAGCATCAAGGCGCCGATCGCGGTCTGAGCAGCAAACTTCAGTCGATGCCGACCATCACGTCCGAAGCCTTGATCACGGCATAGGCTTGCTTGCCCTTTTCAAGCTTGAGATCAGCGACGGCCTCGTTGGTGATCGAGGCGGTGACGACGACGCCACCAATGTCGATCCTGACATGCGAGGTGGTGGCTCCCTTGACGATTTCGACGATCGTGCCTTTCAGGATGTTGCGGGCGCTGATCTTCATTGGACGTCTCCCTTTATCTTTCGCTGTAGCCAGCCTGGTTCATCGTAGGCCGCGATGACATCCAGACACAACGCTCGCGTCGGGCAAAAAGTCTTTCCTTGTTATGTTCATACGGATATATCGGTCGGCAGGCTTCGAGCCGGTCGGATTTCAAACCCAGGGAGAATTTTCGTGACGCGCAAAGGTTTTGGATTGAGGGCGATCGCCCTTGGCGGTTTTGCGGCGGCGTTGATGGCGGCGGTGCCGGCAGCACATGCGGAAGACAAGGTCGTGGTGTTTGCAGCGGCCAGCCTCAAGGGCGCGCTCGATGCGGTGAACAAGGCCTGCGAGGCCGATGTCGGCGAGGCCGCGACCGTCTCCTATGCCGCGAGTTCCGCACTGGCCAAGCAGATCGAGGGCGGGGCGCCGGCCGACGTCTTCATCTCGGCCGACCTCGACTGGATGAAATATCTCTCCGACAAGAAGCTGACCAAGCCCGACACCGAGGTGAAACTGCTCGGCAACGAGATCGTGCTGGTGGCGCCGAAGGATTCGACGGTTGAAACCAAGATCGAAAAGGGTTTTGACCTCGCCAAGCTGGTCGGCGATGGCAAGCTCGCCATGGGTGACTTCAAGGCGGTGCCGGCCGGCAAGTACGGCAAGGCGGCACTGGAATCGCTCGGCGTCTGGTCCTCGGTCGAGGGCAAGGTGGCGCAGGCCGAAAACGTGCGCGCGGCGCTCAAGCTGGTTTCAACAGGTGAGGCCGCTGTCGGCATCGTCTATGCCACCGACGCGCACGCCGAAAAGGGCGTCAAGGTGGTCGGCACCTTCCCGGAAGATTCGCACCCGCCGATCATCTATCCGGTTGCCCAGACCGCCGATTCAAAGGACAAGGATACGACTGC from Mesorhizobium sp. NZP2077 encodes the following:
- a CDS encoding AsmA family protein yields the protein MLARLFVIFGGLFVLVLCAALVVPYFVDWTGYRAEFEREASAILGRKVTVQGDATARLLPFPSVTFSNVAVAGGPNGQPAMTVETFSMDAELAPFLRGEVLIFDMRLVRPKATIDIANDGTVDWAMRPSSPFDLNQISIEKLTVTEGQIELRHAAGGRSHIFSEINSTISAKSLAGPWRMDGTLRLDGLRTTVAASTGKAEGNGQMRLRLKADPDAYPLVIETDGNAGIVNGAAIYSGQFKISGADKNSAELRGTDGETVKVSTGKPDPGFRLNGKFSLDHQKLGVDEFRFETGPLDNPYTADGKASVDLGLKPNFAIEANGAQVQLDEAVGAPAGAGLTLDQRIAGLEQALLDLPKPTIPGTVEVKLPAVVAGDTTVRDVHLSAEPVDGGWSVKSLAATLPGRTTLEASGMLVLNVQSHFGFTGSLLLAVAQPSGFAAWLSKDVDEAIRRLPAAGFKAKVDLSENHQAFSDLELILGKAKFSGRIDSSQPGDAKPSVLMRLEGGELDVDGLAAFASIFVSDKGANRFANSDLDFQIKAGPVSAGGLTADTVDTALRLRDGLLEVDRLSVGGLAGASISATGRIKDFPASPTGKLDASIVAVDLKPLIDVAAQHYPDNGVLKGLASRAAAYPDLFQDARVDIVVSAADNGDGTTGLAVSGQGKAGGSAFSASLSGKGAPDKLLDAPVTLTFNAKNPDATALLALYGLPALPLGMLGEATTDISAKGTFGGGLTTSFSLAGNDFKAGFEGTIADTPQGPTAKGKINIDAADIEPWLMTSGIGLPGMGAGMSTSLSAQGDYGNGLLVLDNVSGAINEAAVSGDVNVDIKDGVPHLAGALALDELDLDPMAVALFGDSAFLADKNGADKNGADKNGADKNGADKDAADKNAADKGASDKGGAWPAAPFSQKSSLPFTADLDLTTAALAAGRFATAYDASFALKLDQEGIRVSDIKAKFLGGALTGLFELKNNDGTGLFTGQMKLAGADLANVLPDAGIGGIGDFSTTLSTSGKSVDGMIAALSGSGTATLKGLQVAGVNPDAFSTLLAKADAIGRDIDAAKTAGFAPDIAADGSFAAGNADIAFTIAGGTLRAPPISLENPAATLSADITADLNASTVSAKGAITYRPGDEALVGSEPTVNFTAEGPFGAVKRQFDSEPLAQFLTQRALEKEQQRVEAMQAALLEKQRLRREVHYYAALQDARDKAAEELRQQEEAARLKAEADAKAKAEADAQAKAEADAKAQADAEAKAKADADAKAKADADAKAGAEQQAADEAAKAQADEEQRKSAEEAKRIASQEKARLEAERKAAKSKVERVPLPEASDNPPAKPKANPFTIDNLMKSLQ
- a CDS encoding helix-turn-helix domain-containing protein, coding for MSGMTQPPKSRPAIKQADYERLSEFRYLIRRFLEFSQIQAEDAGLTPRQHQALLAIKGFPGGGPVAIGDLAERLRIRHHSAVELVNRLGEAGLVVRDQDKDDHRRVLLRLTERADDCLAELSATHLDELSRIEPMLRRLLDQGRE
- a CDS encoding chloride channel protein, whose amino-acid sequence is MKPHHSENGHLRDFTTDARVLTIATIAVVVATAALFAGIVLLKLIRLATNIAYFGQFSLADLKLQDTPLGYAAVVVPVIGALIIGLMARYGSEKIRGHGIPEAIEAILLGRSKLGAKVAILKPLSSAISIGSGGPFGAEGPIIMTGGAIGSLIAQMLPVSDNERKTLLVAGAAAGMTTVFGTPIAAIMLAVELLLFEWTPRSFIPVAVAAIIAEVERTVLHLPGPIFPFQGGMAVSFVGLGGWVLVGICAGLLSGLLTQMVYACEDAFQKLPIHWMWWPMIGGLVVGIGGLIEPRALGVGYDNIADMLDGRTLATAALMLLVVKAIIWSVALGSGTSGGVLAPLLIMGGAMGALLGGFLPTADPGFWALLAMSATMGGTMRAPLTATFFAVELTGSTHVLVPLIAACATAHAVTVLLMKRSILTEKVARRGHHLVREYRVDPFALTRVREVMTSQVESVPATMTLHGAAAFLTAPETRHPSFPVLDENRQVLGLIDPPAILRWRRAGKHRTTTLGELLAGSKVTLAFPDEYLEGLSDKLLTANVSHLPVVTRENLQLVGYVGWKDLMRVRSRKQAEERDRSTLLGFGARRGKKTDAVEGV
- a CDS encoding ribbon-helix-helix domain-containing protein: MSAVEKRSVTIRGHRTSYSLEKPFYDDLIAIAAARKLTLAALVAEVDETRPRDTNLSSALRLHVLEWAKRAERLD
- a CDS encoding DUF4169 family protein, with the protein product MADIVNLRQARKQKARDEKLRVAEQNRALHGRSKAEKHRDRLIADKAETFVAGHRLDPSGKDEQ
- a CDS encoding SspB family protein, with amino-acid sequence MADDHIRYDILAQEALRGVMRKVLAEVARTGLPGNHHFFITFLTGAPGVRVSSRLRERYPEQMTIVIQFQYWDLKVTDTGFEVGLSFSDVPEKLEIPFSAVRGFYDPSVNFELEFDVKTDAQPEEEPAQPAPEPLTIVSEKKPKAEKKAAAEAEKKPAAAEAGTKGAEVVSLDAFRKK
- a CDS encoding TetR/AcrR family transcriptional regulator; protein product: MRTGFSPDIFPPRGHEAKRLSIVDAAAGVFCREGFAGANIDLIAAEAGVSRQTVYNHHGDKEKLFMAVVRDLTERCNTGIFATIATFPDQPSDLEADLIGFAVRLNQNCICNRDGKFLRKLIQTEGERYPELFAEWREQGPGRTWPAIAARFARLAYGGHLTIDDPDVAARQFLGLVNAELQTTFMLGGTPREDEVMQSATNGVRTFLRAFGKRPSPSVKKHTALANA
- a CDS encoding multidrug effflux MFS transporter, with the protein product MSPKFLRIAVVLGLLSAIGPFAIDMYLPALPSIGADLHAGTAAVQMSLLIFFLSMGFGQIVVGPISDMVGRKLPLYGGLALFMVGGIGSAMAPTIEWLIAFRFVQGLGASAGMAVPRAIVRDLHTGNEAAKLMSLLMLVFSVSPILAPLTGSQIIENFGWRAVFWTVTGAAALATILLATSLKETRPAEERVGSSFGTALAGYRLLMGDRNFLGLVAIAGFGIASFFVYLSSSSFILIDHYGLSPSVYSVFFSINAVAFIGMSQMTGLLAERFGLRRVVRVAVTGYASTMVVLLAIMATGVDRLDVMAALLFVGYGFLGLVIPTTSVLAMEEHGEIAGTASALMGTLHFAIGALAMGVAGVFFDGTPLPMVAGITLCAVISFTLAKVTLGRSRESVEAPAE
- a CDS encoding DUF2853 family protein, producing MADYLADVKKYDAGASADVVEKIVKHLGIALRNRDSSLVSCTDPKELERVKESWVAKKLGVGDGAKADAAIEKTCKAMHADHSKGRVTFYYLVAKDLGKLGSL
- a CDS encoding thymidylate synthase yields the protein MRQYLDLLQHVLDNGADRGDRTGTGTRSVFGYQMRFDLARGFPVTTTKKLHLKSIIHELLWFLAGDTNIKYLTDHGVTIWDEWADENGDLGPVYGKQWRSWPDGHGGSIDQIANLLKEIRRNPQSRRLIVSAWNPAEVEAMALPPCHCLFQFYVSEGRLSCQLYQRSADIFLGVPFNIASYALLTLMVAQVTGLKPGDFIHTLGDAHLYSNHFEQAREQLRRTPRALPTMWINPEVKNLFAFRFEDFRLENYVADASIKAPIAV
- a CDS encoding molybdopterin-binding protein is translated as MKISARNILKGTIVEIVKGATTSHVRIDIGGVVVTASITNEAVADLKLEKGKQAYAVIKASDVMVGID
- the modA gene encoding molybdate ABC transporter substrate-binding protein; translation: MTRKGFGLRAIALGGFAAALMAAVPAAHAEDKVVVFAAASLKGALDAVNKACEADVGEAATVSYAASSALAKQIEGGAPADVFISADLDWMKYLSDKKLTKPDTEVKLLGNEIVLVAPKDSTVETKIEKGFDLAKLVGDGKLAMGDFKAVPAGKYGKAALESLGVWSSVEGKVAQAENVRAALKLVSTGEAAVGIVYATDAHAEKGVKVVGTFPEDSHPPIIYPVAQTADSKDKDTTAFLKCLQSAKAGALFKDQGFTVLTPSN